A genomic stretch from Cardiocondyla obscurior isolate alpha-2009 linkage group LG10, Cobs3.1, whole genome shotgun sequence includes:
- the LOC139106069 gene encoding fatty acid synthase-like: MGMDSMMAVEIKQTLEREFDISLTTQDIRMLNFSKLKQMAITPEQEKIWDLSETDTNDLKNVNILFQKMKNSDFVPNILIELVTKKELNGDNIIFVPGIDNCSKVFKFTSSEIKYAATCLQHGVLNIPNESHTVMKSAAYLLPHVLKKIKNQKEFFIVGYSYGSLIAIELARLLEANNLLGRLILIDGAPDLLKLWINKFMPATSLKELQNLIILWLLKVYTDHQR, from the exons ATGGGAATGGATTCAATGATGGCAGTTGAAATTAAGCAAACATTAGAAAGAGAATTCGATATTTCGTTGACAACGCAAGATATAAGAATGCTAAATTTCTCTAAACTTAAACAAATGGCAATTACACccgaacaagaaaaaatatggGACTTAAGTGAAACTGATacaaatgatttaaaaaatgttaatatactgtttcaaaaaatgaaaaattcagATTTTGTTCCAAATATACTTATAGAActtgttacaaaaaaagagCTTAATGGAGACAACATAATATTCGTGCCAGGAATCGATAACTGttcaaaagtatttaaattcacatcatcagaaattaaatatgcagCAACGTGTTTGCAACATGGTGTACTTAATATTCCTAATGAAAGTCATACAGTGATGAAATCAGCCGCTTATTTACTGCCT catgtattaaaaaaaataaaaaatcagaaGGAATTTTTCATAGTGGGTTATTCATATGGATCACTAATTGCCATTGAATTAGCAAGATTATTAGAAGCTAATAACTTGTTAGGACGATTAATACTAATAGACGGAGCTCCTgatctattaaaattatggataaataaatttatgcctGCTACatcattaaaagaattacaaaatcTAATAATTCTTTGGTTATTAAAAGTGTACACGGACCACCagagatag
- the LOC139106029 gene encoding inositol 1,4,5-trisphosphate receptor-like, whose translation MKDSQQEIKATVTVNTSDMAVKAHKDKESKDVDKLSRKRGSGKLNGMVITDEMHKELNQVAASNVQGYANMRNGFAPGEDAANNALDDISEKSDRNKSGSSSGAEKEEGQLSPKVLVMQPILRFLQLLCENHNRELQNFLRNQNNKTNFNLVSETLMFLDCICGSTTGGLGLLGLYINESNHFFGFILID comes from the exons atgAAAGATTCTCAACAAGAGATTAAAGCTACAGTAACAGTGAATACATCTGATATGGCAGTGAAAGCACACAAAGATAAAGAGAGCAAAGATGTAGACAAGTTGTCACGAAAACGTGGATCAG GAAAGCTTAATGGAATGGTAATAACCGATGAGATGCACAAAGAGTTAAATCAGGTCGCAGCGTCCAATGTACAGGGATACGCAAACATGCGTAATGGTTTTGCACCTGGAGAAGACGCAGCGAATAACGCGTTAGACGACATAAGTGAAAAATCAGACAGAAATAAAAGTGGCAGTTCATCTGGTGCTGAGAAAGAAGAAGGCCAGCTGAGTCCTAAAGTTCTAGTGATGCAGCCCATTTTGCGTTTCTTACAGTTACTTTGTGAGAATCACAATAGAGAATTACAG aATTTTCTAagaaatcaaaataataaaacaaatttcaaCTTGGTATCGGAAACATTAATGTTTTTGGATTGCATCTGTGGCTCTACTACTGGTGGATTAGGCCTTCTTGGTCTTTACATTAACGAATCTAAccatttttttggttttattttaattgattaa